The genomic region TCCCCGCCCTCGCCGGCCGTCCTCATCGCCGGTCCCCACCCTTGCCGTCGGTCCTCGTCGCCGCCTCAACCCATGTAGCAGCTGCACCAGTGGTTGCAGGTCTCGGCGGCGACGCTCGTAGCTTCTGTGGCGACGGCCGCAGCTCGCCGGCGTGCTTGCCGCTGCTCATGCCCGTCCAGTCGCAGCTCATCGGTCACATACCTCGCGGTTGCAACCTCTCGCTCACCCCCGTTTCAGCAAAAAATCCAGCTTCGCTTCCGGCCAAAAAAATGCATCGTTGTTCGATGCAGCAAACCATGACTGCAGATGTAGCTGGATACGACACTGGTCGTAGCAAAATCCAGGACCGCTTGTAGCATGTAGCATGAAACCCATGACTTCCATCCTCGCCGAATGTTGCTTGGACTACTCGTGGGTTGAAGCTATTTTCAACTACAAATGAAGCTTATCTGTGAACGTTTGCAACTTTTTCCGTGAAGCAATGCCCGATTGAAAACTTTGTACATAttttggttgaagcttttttcatctaAGATTGGAGCTTTTTTGGTAACGGTTGCAGCTTTTTCAGTTTGAAAATGTTTGTACACTGAAAAACTTCATCCATGTTCTTGAAAAGCTGCAACCGGCGAGCGTGGTGACCGCGCCGGTTGCAAGCTGATTGTAGCAAAATGAGATGCTGATTGTAGCACAAGCGCAAcgtggttgtagcaaaaaaaaatgACGATGGTAGCCAAAAAAAAAACATCTTCGTCGCCGTCCCAACCCAGTCGCACCTCTGgcatgaatggatgtagcaaaatttCTCGCCGGTCGTAGCAAAAATTGATGACGATTGCAGCAAAAACTCGTCTCCGCCGTCGCGGATTGTAGCTCCACCATGAATGCATGTAGCAAAAAATGGTGCTGGTTCCAGCATGCCGCGACGCTGGTTCCAGCATGCGGCCGGCATGGTCGCAGCTCGCGGGTGGTGATTCTCCCACAGATGCATCTTCGCTGGGCTCCGGTTGCAGCTCATTTTCCCACCCCCATGTCGGAGCATTTCAACAAGCGGTTTGTGGAGAAGGAGCTTCAAGACGACCACGCGTGGAAGAAGATAACGGAGGGCAGAGTACGACGCACCAGATATGATGAGAGAAAGAAAAACAGTCGTGATGGGCCTAGGGCACGTGGGCGGGCCGAGGAAAGGAAAAACAAACAATGGAAAACGTGTATCGGGAGACATCGTAGCGCTAGATCCCTTCGCGATCGAGCAGCTTCGGCCGGTCCGTCAGTACGCAACGTTCTCCATAATTAAAGTGACGTGGAAGATGTGAACGCGGCAAAATAACAGTTAATGATTATTGGTGGGGTTCGTCTTTACTATAAGATACTGATAAGCCTTAGTCTCATCCATATCTGGCCACTCTCGCTCATGGGATTGAAAAATGTAGTATTCACCACTGAAGGAATTGTAGTGTCCCTTTCAGCCGTGCATACAGGTCATCCATCCACAATTTTCACACCTGAGTGGCCACAATTGCAATACAATTACTAGGTGGTTGGTTATTTAACTAACAGTGCTCCAATTGCCTAGACCATGCGTTTAACTAAAGACCATTTGTCTCGCAATCCTGTAAATTAGCACCAAAAGATGTCCCCGGCTATGTCACAACCATTCCACATCGCTATTCCtgcaactaggaaaagggggaccAATATCATACGGGTACATCAAATATGAACTTACTTTTTCTTTTGCGGGGAAAATATGAACTTACTTACGAAATGATTTGGGGGACTTCACCTATCAGCAATGCAAGAGTCCGTAGGATTACAATTCATAGAAGCCATGCACGCAGATCATCGGCCCCAATTGAAGCAAGCTAACACAAAACTTATGTACTCAGTGGATAACCATCTAGTAGCTGTAGCCATCCATCCACACGCTTCCAAGAAGACAAGCCGATGAAGCAACACCTATGCAGCAGCTAACTACCTTAAGCCATACCGGCAGCTCGGGGGCGACGCACGCATGCTATACCGGGCTCTCCAGGTCCGGCTCCCGTCCGGCGGTCTCCGCCCTCTTGGAGCCGTCCTTCGCTGCCGGAACCGGGAGAGCAGGGCGCGCGCGGCAGACGGGGCAGGTGGCCTGCGCGCACAGCCAGACGTCGACGCACCCGACATGGAACGCGTGCCTGCACCCGGGCAAGGCGCGCACCGCGTCGCCGTCCTGCATGGCGCTCAGGCACACCGCGCACTCCTCCCTTACCTCGCTGCCGTCGCCACGCGCCTCCGCCTTGAATCGGACCACCGGCATGGCTGCCAGCGCCGCCTTGTCGAGCCCCCCTCCGCCGGCCCTCTTCCTCGCCGGCCCGGCTGCCGTGCTGGATCCCGTCCGATGCACGCCGTCCCGCCCGCTCCACCGTACGTATAGGTAGTTGAGGTACAGTATCACCCCGTAGAGTGCGAGGCACACCGCCGTGAACGCCGCCACGAGCTCCAGCGTCCCGCTGGAGCTGCAgcaccccccgccgccgcccccatgcTGCGACGCCGTCGTCCCCGACGGGCCTCCCGCCATCGACATGCCGATCTGTGGACGCCACTTCAAGCAGGGAACTGGCAGTGTTGTGCCGTGCGGTTTCTTGCTTTGCTCTGTGTGTTGGGTGGGTTGGTGCGAACAATGATGGTTTTCTTGGTTTGTAGTGTAACGGCCGGTGGTGCTGGCGCCTGGTGGAGGGCTTGGATTTTAGTGGCGGGGGATGGCCTGGCGGTCATGCGGGGCTGCTCTGTCTTCCACGTTACAAGAGACTAGCACATATGTCCGTGCGTCACAACGGAAGAAATATTTTTTTACGAGAAGCATCGGAGACATAATTGATGTGTTCATCAAAACGGTCTTTATAGTGGTGGGGCTACAGAGCGAGGAGGTCTGACGTTCTCATAGATCATGTTTGGCCCCTGAGATATTAATAGTGATGGGGTTGGTCGGAGTGGTGGCCAccacccaacttgtgccttttttcTTTGTGTCCGCCACCGTGTCTGGTTGTGGTTGCCTCCTTATTTTGTGGCAGCACAGCGACCTTCAGGCCATAGTTGTTTCGACCATTCTCTCCTATAATGACGTAACAAATATAGTACAAATTGTAGCGAATCCCGTTTCATTGGTATAATCAACACATAACTAGATAGTCCCTACTTTACCAGGGTTTATTCTCTGTAATTATTTCAGCAATCACTTGCCCACATATTTTTAGTCAGAGCCAAGTCAACATATCCTCTTTTATTGCCATGTGTCCACAATTTCTTTTAATTATATTCAACAAAAATATTCCTTTTTATTGTCAAATAGCATGTCGGATGCACAACAGTTTAAGTCTGGCCAGGCAAGTGGCAGGCACCAAAACGACATGTGTTTGTAAGGCGCGAACGAAAATCCAAAACAACCACTGAGTTGAAGGATCAAACTCACGACCTCAAAAACTCGACCACGTGCTGCTAGCCACTCGAACAAACAACTCCTGCTAACAAATGGCCAGCGCGAATGTTTAATAATATACTGTAGCGTACCATTCAAAACATTTTCTTCTCATCTTATTGAACTTATCAAAAAATAAATTAATAATTATGATATCTCGAATATTATTCGAAACATGAAAATTTATTGAAATTcacaaaaacaattaaaaatatgAATCTTTTATAAGAaaacgaacaatttttgaatatgtgaacaatttttgaaaattaaATATGTTTTAAACATTgaaacaattttgaaaaacatgtttTATAACACAAGCATTActttgaatttgtgaacttttcaataaaaatgaatatttttttaatttgtatcaTTTTCAAAATGCAATTTATTTTGAAAATATcgaacaattttggaaaacatAAAAAACAATTAAAATGCGAAAGTTTTCTATGGTTTTCAATAAATTCTGGAATGggaataaaaatctaaaaattggaaaaaaatcaaAATGGTAAAAAATATAATAAATTCTGGAGATTTTACGAAAATTAATCAAAaactaaaattctgaaaaattgaatttatgaaaaaaggaaaaacaaaaagaaacttgaaagagaaaaaagaaaaaggaaagataaaagaaaagggaaagaaaagaaaaaggaaaaagaagcagAACAGAGAAAAAATAAAAACGGTCGTCCCAATACTGGGTGCCATATGTGAAACCTCGTCTATTTTACGCCCAGTGCGGTAAATAATGGTTCTCAGCTGCATAGACAGGAAATAAATGGGCTGGGCCTCAGCGCGTGCGGCCACTTATGAGATTTTGCATAAAACTGTTTCTTTTATGGCAGATGGACATACagaaaattagtaccaccttggattaAAAAAATCGGTGATGAACAGATGAAAAAATCgacgaaacgcaccttgctttattagtaggtatagattttaTTGATAATTAATTAAGTGATAAGACTTTGCTTTTGTGTATCAGTCGAGTGACGATCAATGTAGTTGTGGTGCTAGGATCGGCAGGGCTGGATGCTGCAAACGACAACGAAAAATGTTGTGACGGTATTGCAAGCAACGACAACATATACTACAACCGTCCTGACTAAATTGCTACATCCGTCAATGGAGAATGTTGCAACGGGTGAGATGACGTGCTACACTCGACATGGGACACGACATGCTACAATCAGCAAGACGGATGATGTAACCGGTAGGAAGAAATGTTGTGAACGATGGGACAAAATGATGCAAGgttgactgagacttggttaaatcgGAGTGGACTGAGTTTTAGCTTCCTTGTTCTCTCCCCCTTCCacactaccaccaccaccaccactagacCCGCCCCCCTCTTTTTGCGGGCTGACACTACAGGAAAAAACAGTTTTCCCGTGTGTTACCCTATAAGTCGTGTGCTATTTTTTGGGGACTCGGCTTATATTTCCTTTAAGCCGAGTGCGGAGGAAATAACACCCGGCAAATAAAATGCTCTCGGCTTATAGTATCCAGTAAGCCGAGTGGTCCCGAAAAGCCCTCGGCTTACATGAGGTACACGGCACCTACACAAAAAGGCTATCAGCTTATAGCGCACACTCGGCAAAGATATTTGCCACGTGTTTACAATGGAGATGGTTGACGGGGCCATCACGGAGCAGCCTATAAGCCATGTGCCCAATGGGAGCACTCAGCTTACATGGCATATAAGCCGTGTGTCAAGTGAAAGCACCCGGCTTATATTTTCTCAGATTTTTGCCAGCCTATTTTTTATGGCAAAATGGTATTAAAATGATTTCCATTCTTTCTCACTCATTTTCTTCCAACTAGTTTTCATGGGACTTATTTTTTATGGCCTCAATTTTCCTATCTCTCTCTATTTACTGCCACTTTAATATTTTGATGGTCTTGTACTCTTCCAATCCCCTAGTGTACCTATATTAGGATCACATGCATAAGGATAGGTTGTTGCGCCCCTTATTCATGTTATTAGATGAATGCTTTTGTTGGTGGGTATGTCAAAAAGTATGTACCCCCTAGCTTTTTGGCCGAAAACACACTTGCCACATAAACACGACAATACCGCAGAAAGGTTTAGGGTCTGGCATGCTCAGAAAGTCCGGAAAGGTGTAGCAGCCAAAAATGCTCTTGTCTCACAAACGCGACAATCTCGCAGGAAGGTTCTGCACCTACAATGTTGTAGCCGCACCTAGTGCCGCTGAGAGGGAATCTTGTGAAGGCATGTCCTCAAACAAGGTCTGGCATGTCACCACGACGTGCCTTAACACAAACCAAGAGGAATTCACCTCGGTCAAAGCCCTCTCAAGTCCAGTCAAAGATGTAGGTCGGGCCCGTGGATCGGGGAATCCCCGAAAACAACACGAGAGAGAGTAGGAAGAGCACACCCACCTGCATATggcccaaatatatgtatgaaagggttgtacAATGTTTAAATACTCAATGCACAACTACGATGTGGCACTTCTCTCACAAACATGACAGTCCACAAGAAGGTTCTTGTAGGGGAACATGCTACGGAACAAAAATTTAAATTATGCTACACGATCACACACAGGAGCAGTATGAAGATGGCGGTAATGACAAAAATCACCGATGGTCGGAGTAGCGGAAGGAGTGACGAGTCGGCGCAGTTTAACGATCCCATGGATTCCCGCAGTTAGGTTATACCTTTTAGCCACGAGAAGAGTTCTTCGAGACGAGAGTCGAAGTAGACGACCTCTCCGAGGTATCCATGTGTTCTGTGGTAGTAGTCCGGTGGAGATTTGACATCCAGGAAGAAGAAGTGCGAGAAAACTAGAGAATGAGACAGCCTAGTGATCTTCTCGTCTAATTAGAAGTCTAGTTCTATTGCACCAATTAGACTAAGATTATAACTCATCTAATTAGGAGCCTAAACATTTAGGCCAATTAGGCCGGGAGCATGTAGCTATGCGGGAGAGAGGCCCTTGGGTTTGATGTATCTCAAGAGGGAGGCCTCCCTACATGTATAGGTGGGAGACGGAGGAGGGGGCGCCACAAGGAGGGGGGTCCTTCTCCTCTTCCACTTGGTGGAAGAGGGAAGGATTCCTTCCCCTAGAAATTCGGCCTAGGGCCTTCCATAGCCCATGGC from Triticum aestivum cultivar Chinese Spring chromosome 4A, IWGSC CS RefSeq v2.1, whole genome shotgun sequence harbors:
- the LOC123082204 gene encoding RING-H2 finger protein ATL74, which encodes MSMAGGPSGTTASQHGGGGGGCCSSSGTLELVAAFTAVCLALYGVILYLNYLYVRWSGRDGVHRTGSSTAAGPARKRAGGGGLDKAALAAMPVVRFKAEARGDGSEVREECAVCLSAMQDGDAVRALPGCRHAFHVGCVDVWLCAQATCPVCRARPALPVPAAKDGSKRAETAGREPDLESPV